In Drechmeria coniospora strain ARSEF 6962 chromosome 03, whole genome shotgun sequence, the DNA window TTTCATCGAGTCGGCAGCCTTCCGAGGACGTTTTCCAACAACAGCACACCCCGCCATCATGGTGCGCCTTCGCGAGGTACCACGGACGGCTACTTTTGCCTGGTCGCCGGGATCGGGAAGTCCTCGTCTCGTCACGGGCACCCGGGCCGGTGCTGTAGATGCGGACTTTTCCGATGAGAGCAAGCTGGAGCTGTGGGATCTGGCCCTCGACGATACACAGCAAGGGATTGAGCTGCAGCCTCTGGCAAGCATCACGACCGAATCCAAGTATGACCTGATGGCGCCTGTTGCACGTGTGAGAATGCTTGCTGATTGACCTGCAGGTTCTTCGAAATTGCTTGGAGCCCCCCCAGCGCGGACCACCCCAAGGGCATCATCGCTGGTGCTCTAGAGAACGGTTCTCTCGATCTATGGGATGCTGCGAAGCTCGAGGCGGGAGCATCCGATGCCCTATTTTCCCAGACGACAAAGCACACAGGCGCAATCAAGACGCTGCAGTTCAACCCTCTGAAACCCCAGATCCTAGCCACGGCTGGCGCAAAGGGCGAGCTTTTTATCTACGACGTCAACGACATCTCCAATCCTTTCCGCTTGGGAAACGCCGCGGCTCGTTCCGACGACATTGACTGCTTGGCGTGGAACCGCAAGGTATCGCACATCCTGGCGACGGGAGGTCAAGGGGGTTTTGTCACCATCTGGGATCTCAAGACCAAGAAAGCAACCTTGACTCTGAACAACAGCCGGAAATCTGTCAGCGCCATCGCTTGGGATCCGAACAACTCGACGAAGCTCCTAACTGCTACGCCGGACGATGCTGCACCTGTCATCTTACTGTGGGACCTGCGCAACTCCAATGCGCCAGAGAGGTCGCTCCAGGGTCACGAGCAAGGCATTCTCTCGCTCTCGTGGTGTCACCAAGACAGCGACCTCTTGCTGTCGTGCGGTAAAGACAACCGCACATTGGTGTGGAACCCTCAGACAGGAGAGCGATACGGAGAGCTGCCCGAGATGACCAACTGGACCTTCCAGACTCGATTCAACCCTCATAATCCCAATCTGTCGGCCACTGCCAGCTTCGACGGCAAAATCACGATCCAAACGTTGCAAAACGCCAATCCCGACACGTCTCAAGTCGCAGCAGACAAGCACCTGGACGGGGAAGAATTCTTTCGGGCGGCCCAGACGCAGCCTCAAGGCGCTTCATGGTCATTGAGCAAAGCTCCCAGATGGCTCGAGCGCCCCATCGGCGCGAACTTTGGATTCGGAGGCAAGATCGTCGTCTTCAAGGCGGACCCTACTCAGCCCGGACAGAAGAGATCTTCTCAGATCACCATCTCCAGGTTCTCCGCAGACTCGAGCGTGTCCTCCGCCACGGACAAGTTCCAGGAGGTTCTTGCCTCGGGCGATCTTGCCGCAATCTGCGAGGAGAGGATGCAGCAAGCcaagacggacgaggagaaggcTGACTGGAAAGTCATGGAGACGCTCATCGGAGACAACCCTCGCGGCAAGATCGTCCAGTATCTTGGCTTCAAGGAAGACGACATCGTCGCCAGTGTCACCAAGGAACCGGAGAGCAGCGAGGAGAAGGCCAAGCCGACCGAAGACGCCCCGCCAAAGAGCAGCGGAGTGACTGACCTGTTTGACGGTGGAGATGCCGAGGGAGAAGGCGAAGACTTCCTTTCCAACGTTGCGGCAGCCAAGGGGACAAAGACGAACAATCCGTTCCACCTGTTCAGCGACAGCGACACCCATGTCGAAAAGCAAATCACAAAAGCCGTGATGCTGGGTAACTTTGCAAAGGCGACCGATATCTGTCTGTCCGAGGAGCGTATCGCGGATGCTTTCCTGATTGCCAACTGCGGTGGtcaggagctcgtcgacaaggtcCAGGCGGCCTACCTCGCGAAGAAGAATGGCATGCCGAGCTACCTGCGACTCATCGGCTCCGTGATTGGCAAGAACCTGTGGGATGTCGTGTACAACGCCAACTTGGAACACTGGAAAGAGACGATGGCGATCCTCTGCACATTTTCCGAACCGTCCGAGTTTCCGGATCTCTGCGAGGCTCTGGGAGATCGCATCAGCGAGGAAGGCGATAGAACGGACGCTTCCTTCTGCTACCTTGTCGGCCTGAGGCTCGAGAAGGTTGTCGAAATTTGGATCGCCAAACTCAAGGAAGAGGAGCGAGCTGGCATGAAAGATActtcgtcggccgagtcgaccTTTTCCGTACATGCCAGGTCGCTGCAGAACTTTATCGAGAAGGTGACCATCTTCCGCCATGTCACCAAGTTCGAGGACGCCGAACGGACCAAGTCCTCGGATTGGAAGCTGAGCACGCTGTACGACAAGTACACCGAGTATGCTGATATCCTGGCGGGACACGGTCAGCTGGAGGTGGCTCAGAAGTATCTCGACCTGCTGCCGACCGagtacgccgccgccgaggttgcTCGAAGTCGCGTTCAGATGGCTACGAAGAAGCCGGCCGCTCAGGCTTCAGCTCGACGACAGGGAGCACCGACGAGCGTCACTCCATCCCGCTTGGGGGTGGCGGCGGCTCCGGCCTATGGTTTCCAAGCCCCCCAGCCTGCCTCGATGATTCCCCAGGCCAATCCCTTTGGCGGGATGGGCCAGAGGCAGAGCCCTCTgccgcagcagccggcgcagcagcagcaacctCAGCTGTATTTGCCACCGCAGAACCCATATCAACCTCAAGCAGGCTACCAAGCGCAGAACCAAGCAAGTTTCGGTGCTGGACTTCCTCCGCCCCCGATGGGAGGCACCCCCTCGAGGAACACAACTCCGTCTCAGCCTCCGCCCTCTCAATCGAAGCTCACGGAGAACTGGAATGACGTCCCCTTGGTGACCAAGGCGGTGCCTCGGAGGCCGACACCCCTTGCCGCTCCCATCACCTCCCCTTTCCCCAACCAGCCAGGTCTAGCTGGGCCGCCTTCGGCCACTGCCCAGTACGGACAGCGTGCGAGCCCACCTGCGCCGCCTCCGAAGGGCCCGGCTCCACCCCGTGGGCAGTCGCCGCTGGTTGGCGGCTTCCAGGGACCGCCGCGGCCTCCGTCGACATCGGCAAACCAGTAcgggccgcctcctccgacGCCAGGCAGCCTGGCAGCCACCGGCACGTCTCAAATCGCTCCGCGAACGGCTTCACCTTACGCCGCCGCGCCCACCGCTCCCCAGCCGTCCAACAAGTAtgcgccggcaccggcagctCAAGACCTGActggcccgccgccgccgggtgGTTCCatgccaccgccgcctggcGCGGCAAGCCGACCGCCTCCCGCGGGCCAGTACGGGGCACCGCCCCCGCAGCTGGCTCCCCAAGGCCACAACCCCTACGCGCCGTCATCGTTCGGGGTACCGCAGAgccagccgtcggcgcctccTCAGGGCGGACCGCCTCCTCAGGGCCCACCTCCAACGGTTGCGAACCCGGCACCGCAGGTGGCTGCAccgccggccaaggccaagcaTCCCGCGGGAGACCGATCGCACATTCCTGCCAACGCACGACGATTGGTTGATCTTCTCAGCCAAGACATGCAGCGTGTCGCGTCCAAGGCGCCCGCGACATTTGCTCCTCAGGTGAATGACACGCAGAAGCGGTTGAACCTCCTATTCGACCACCTGAACAACGAGGAGCTTGTTCAGGCGGGCACGATTGATAGCTTGTCGAAGCTGGCAGAAGCAATCCACTCGAAGGATTATGCAACGGCCCAGAAATTTCAGGTAGAGATCCAGCGAGACAAGACGGATGAGTGCGGCAACTGGATGGTATGAACCCCTCGGCCCCGTTGATGCTTGCGACGAAACGAAGACAATGGCTGATGACTTGCACAGGTCGGCGTGAAGCGACTGATTGCCATGAGCAAGGCGACTTCTTGAAATAGAGACGAGCGTGTAGGCAGTGGCACGGGGGGCTGTTGTGACGTCCAGCGCTCCTCCTTGAAGCGGGAAGAGACAGAATGAGAATGGAGAAGGGAGTGACACGAATCATGTTGAGTAGGGAGGATGAACCCGTGGAAATGGGACATTAGAGTAGATGAAAAATGACGTAACGCGCGCAAAGAAAAACCAACGTGTTGGGAGGTTGTCCACCCGCCATCACAAATGATGAACGGTCCTCGTTCTAGTGGGCAAGTAGCGGCCATGGACCTCGCAAGACCGATTCATCTCTAATTGATGCGTCGAGGATCCGGGATGATCCTACTGCATGATGTCGTTTTCAACAGATATCTGTCAATGCGATGTCATTCCGACGGGTGAATGCTGACGAGGAGTTCCTCGAGAGTGCCTTGGGGCcgtgtgcatgcacgatTTCACACGCATACGGCACTATGCGTTATAGATGCATACGGCAGACTACCTAGTAATAGCAAGTACTATTAGTGATCTAAACATTCATGTAAGTACGCACTGTAGCAATTGTCGTACTACAGtaattgtacggagtacggggaaCTGATTCTCCAATGTGATGTAGCctgtattactgtattattacttgtacgtcTCCGGGGCAGGGTGGGGCCTCTTCCGCCAGGCGTGCTGTTCGCTGGCTGGAGGCGCGgctttacttacttacagggCACCTGGAGAGCCAGTTAGCCTGACTGATGATTAATACAGCTGTCGACTTGACGACCTCCAACCGTTGAACGAATCGACAAGCTGCCTTCACCCTCCATCCACGACACGACGATATTGTTAATCGTATCGTACAGAGCTCAGAAGGTAGAGGAGGAAAGAAATCGACCATGACGGAGAATCCAGGAGCTTCCACTTCaagcgacgccgccgccgagcaagcGCGGCGGCGCAAGGAACGGCGGGAGGCAAAGATCAAGGCTGGCGGCTCGGCTCGACTGAACAAGATCACCGGTATGGGCGGTCGCATAGTGGGAGGTATGTGTGCTTGTCCGTGTACTTACAGACCTCGCTGCGTGCAGGGAGAGGCAGGGGAAGGAGGAAGATCAGAGTGTTCGAGTTTGTGGACGGACGAATAGATTCACTGACGAACGGATGTATCAGACACGGAGCCAACAGCGACACCTAGTTTCGAACAGCCAAAATCGACGCCTACCTCTCCCTCTCGCGCCCGCGTATCCCATGACGCTGATCCCGAAGAAATTGACATATCCCAGCACGAGTATGCGTCCAAcgagacgtcggcgccgatcggtgctgccgccgacccGCCGACCCTCTCGGAAGCCCAGCTGCGGCAGATgatgctcggcctcgaccgtgGGGCTCTAAGCAACTCGCCGAgtcctggccctggccccgGTATGGGAGATGACCCCCTGATGAAGATGATGTCGCAGATGATGGGTGGCCTGCCAGCCGGCTCCCCGTTCGCTGGGATGCTCCCCCCTCAGCTacaacaacagcaacagcagcaacaacaacaacagcaacaTCAACGAATCGATAGCCAAACGGGATTCTTCCGCCTTCTCCATGCTATTCTGGCTCTCAGCCTCGGCCTCTACGTTACCCTCCTGACGCCGTTCGCCGGCACGCGGGCCGAAAGGGAAGCCGCTGCCTTTGGCGGTGGCGATACAGAAAACGAACACCACAAGCTCATCTTCTTCTGGATCTTTGCcaccggcgaggccgtcctcCTTACCTCTCGCTTCTTTTTCGACAAAGGTCGTCAGCCGCCCCCGGGGATGCTCTGgaccatcgtcggcctcgtcccgGAACCCTTCAAGAGCTACATCACTATCGTCCTTCGGTATGGGCAAATATTTTCCACCGTGAGGGCTGATATCTTGGCGTGCATATTTGTCCTCGGCGTATGCTCGTGGTGGAAATCATAGTGGATATTTGCAGAGTGTAACGGGACCGACATGTGACCGGTCATGGGGACGGAGGGCCCGCCGGGGCATCAAGGGAGGCACCGTCGGAGCAGCGAGCGATAAAAACCACCGTACGCTCGACGTCGCGTGCAGGACAGTCAGACCTATAGCTCGTTCGTCGTTTATGCAGAAAGAAGACGTCACGTCAGGTTGGCACACGAGAGTGTGCTGAAGCGTTTTGTGATGCAGGTGCAAACTGATACATACATGCAAATTGATCGCTCTCCATTTATGTATGAGTTCCCGATGCGCAGAGGTCGAGAAAGCAAATGACGGGCGGCCGCCGTCCACTATTGGCGTAGAGTGAGGCCCAAGATGCCGCCCATCATGCCCCGAACGCGCCTCGGGTTCTCCATGGCGCAGGCGAGGACGACAGAGGTGCTGGCCGCAAAGGCCAACCTTTCCCGCCACTGCTTCTCCAGCGGGTATTGCCTCGGAATGAGGGTTGCCATGGCACGCGGGGCGACAAACAGGGCCATGTCCTTGCGGCGACTGGCCGTCTCGATGAGGACGCTCCAGCCGCACAGGAAacagccgacgccgacgcagatcccgccgtcgatgcggtTGCGGCAAGGGACGTCCTTGCCGATGAGGTGGGGGCCGACGCGAGTGCGTCCTAGGCAGACGCCGTAGTAGAAGAGGGTGATGAAGGTGGCGAGGAAAGCCGAGGAGCGGGAGGCCGAcacgagggcgagcaggagGCTGCTGCGCTTGGGCTTTCGGAGTTGGAGGGCCAGAGCGAGCGggaggtaggtgtacatggaCCACCTCCACGACAGCCAGAAGCGATGCCAGGCGTGGACTTCGCAGGACGGACCTCGTCCCATGTGGACGATGTCGCAGGGGAAGGGAACCACCTTGACGGGGTTGCCCCATTCGTAGGGCAGGTTGAAGTCGACGCACATGGCTCCCAAGAGCGGCGCCTGGCCCGTCTCCTCGGCGTAGCGAAGCTCACGCGATTTACACCTTCGCAGGGCCTCGATGAGTCGCAGATCGACGTGGGCAGCCGACGTGATCCATTTGTTGTAGGCCCGGGGGAGATTGTCCGGGGCATAGAACCAAGCCCACATGATCAAGCCACAGGATGCGACGAAGGAAAGAGGGTCGATCATGTTGGAAACAAATTGCTCGCCCTTGCTCAGCAGGTCAGCATTCACCTCGCATTGTCGGCCTTCACGACCAGCCACGGGCACCGACCTTGGTCCACTTCTGGGCAGCTGTTCGACGAGCCTTGCGCCGCGACCACAGCTCGCCCACGATGACATCAACAGCCTGGGTGGTGGCGAACAGGGTCAGGTCGAGCGTCCTCCCGCCAAACTTGGAGACGGTATTCTGCCCTCCCGCCCCTGCGCCTTTCGCCGCCAACCTCGGCTTGCTCGTGTGCAGCAGGCGGAGGCTGAGCCACgcggcgatgaaggaggCCAGCCATCTTGTGATCCTGACAGCACGAAACGTGACTTGTTAGCGACGCGGCCACTTGGAGTCCCGGTTTTGGTTGAGCCTCACCTCTGACgaacgaggccgtcgaggccgtcggcaagtCGGCTGATGATGGGCCTCAAGGGTTCCTGGCTCGACGGGTTAGCGCCCCGGAATACCAACATCGACCTGGAAAACGAGGAGTCGCCGCGGCCGTGCGATGGCGGTCCACGGCGCAAGAGGATGCCTATCCGAAGGCGAGGCAAGAAGGGGTGCCGCAACTGACCTGCAGGAGAGTCGAACCGCCAACGAGGACGGCGCAGAAGGTGGGGAAGCGCTGCGGCTGCAGGCCTGCGCGAAGTATGTGAGCCACCGATTCGAGAAAGGTGCGCTCTTCCTGTTCGGCGGGAGGGCATTTCGAGCTTCCGTTGGCCCTTGCCCTCGATAGGTGCTGGAGGACGAGGGTCAGGAGTCGTGGCGCCACGGCGGAGGCATATCCCAAGACGTAGGCGCGGACGAGCGGGCGCAATGCTGGAGGCAGCGATCGCAGCTGCAGCGGAAACGACTTGGTGCTGGCATGGCTCGCTCGATAAACAAGAGGAGGGGCACCTTGGCCATGGTGCACATCGACGGAGCGCTGCATCTCGACGGAGCGCTGCATCTCGAACGGAGCAGGGCGTGCTCGGTCTCTCCTCCGGCCAGTCTAGCGCGGGTTGGCACAAACCAGCACGAGTTTTGCCGGTCGAGCAGGGCGCTACCGAGTACTCGTACACGCGATTCGATGCTGCACTCGTAGCTTGATATTCGAAGCGCCACGCTGTGTAGGCGGGAGCACGGATGGCAGGGCCAACGAAGTGTGGGAGCGTCGTCGTTCGTCCGAGCTGTCACCGAGTCCGAATCGCCCAATATGTGACGCCGAGTCAAGACCCTCTTCCACGTATCTCGCTCTGTCCGTCTGCGGGAACGACACCCAACGCGGCAGCTGCGATGATGGCTGTGATTGTTGTGGTTGGTTTGCTTTGGTCGCGGGTAACGGCGATGGCTATCTCGCAAAATGGGTGCAGTCTTGGATGTGTGTGTTGGCAGGCATCACGAGGCCCCCCTGGAGTAGGACAAGGATAGTTGTTGCCAACGATCCAAGCTCTGGTACGGCACCGAAACGCGCGATAGGGACGGAGCTCTCGCAGGCAGGCAGTTTGATCGTGGGTCGGCCGCTGGTCGAGGCAAGCAGGTTTCAAGGGCTGGTCAGTGAGCCAACCGCCCGTCCTCATGGATACCTGCGTCCATCCCCAGCTCGGTGCTGTGGAATCTATGTCCAGATAGGGACGCCtagttgtgcatgcacagtaccCCCTATCCGTGCTCTTCCCTCTTCGTGAACTCTGCCGGACGTGGATGCTGGTGCCGACGATCAGATTCAGGGGTTCGGTCGTCTTTCCAGAGATGGTTGACGTCCGCCGAGAGTGATGGGTCGCGGCGGAGCCCCATCGGTATGTCTAGCGTAGCTTGTCATTTGTCAGGTTCGCTTCGCgttcgggggggggggggatgggggAGGGGCAGTCGGGGGAGCAGTTTGTGCCTGCATGGTGCATACATAGTCAAGCTGCACCTACATGCGTGCGACGCACATGGATGGAAGTGTACGGATGAGTAAAAGAAAACGTACACGAACCCCTACGGAGAAGGGTGGCAAATTCTGGCCACATTTCCGTTTACACCGGTTCGCTTTGGTCGTTCCGGTGGGAAGGAGCAGTCGGACTCTCACACATCGTATGATGCCTGTCGCcagagtacacctacagtacaagtatggatggagcaggtacatgtacaagtacagtcagagtgtgcatgcaagtatttgCACACGGACAGATCAGcaacaagtagttgtacttaagtacagtcgccgtacaagtacaggaaGTCTTTGCTCTACACCTTTAGGTGCTCCTAAAGTTCCTGTACTCCACACACCTGCATcagctactccgtattaattattacttgtcacgctacggagtactgtacggagtattacatggaagtacacctacggagtacggagtacagaaaGCACAGTAAGTGCTGCACGGactacatgcacttgtacatgtacatttatTTGCACAAGGTCTACGAAGTGGCGCGCTGGCCAAGCCGATGGGGTGGATATACTTGACCAGCGggagtcgtcgacgtcgaggtaaTGCTTCCAGTATTATTGCCAAACGCCGAGACgaattgtactgtacaactacctgTGTTTTACATGTTGACATGTGTTACTGGCCTCTACTCGTAACCGGCATTGCAGTCTCCCCCGAGTGTTTTTTTTTGGTTTTCCAAATAGAGCGGATTCACTGCTAGTAGTGCCGGCATGCCCTGTACCCTATACTGCCTTgttacctacctacctagtaggtagtgcAGAGCACACATGCAGCTACACCTATATGTCCTCGTAGATACAAGTGCCTCATAATGTATGCTGCCCAACATTACTGCAAGGCACCGCatgtgtaagtaagtaggttcATGCCGGTGAGGATACTCGGGTAATACAAGGTAAGTGAGTGTAAGCATGAGcagatacatgtacagatacaagtacacctaccaagtacacctacaagtacctacttacttacagtacaacttAATTTTACAtactaccagtacggagtacagtatggtACTTGGCGGAGGACAGCACACTTGGGCGGAGCCCaatagtacatgtacatgtattattacatgtactttggaACACCAAAGCAGCACAGCGCCGGGGCAGCCAAAAAccagggcggcgacgctccctgcctacagtacttgtacctaatAACGTAGTTACTGTTCActttaggtacttactgtaagtgtactcgCATAATAGTACTAACTCAGCAATACGGAACTCAAGTATATTACAGAaaacggagtattacttgcacgtactgtacgtgaaCCTGTACGAAGTAATATCGTAGATTTTCTGCAACAGCACAGAGTGCCGCACTCCCCGCTCGGAGTAATACATGGacagatgtacatgtacaaggaaCAAGTCCCTGGCTCCGACCCTGTGAGCCGATGGACAGTCTGATTTTTatcctcaccctcgtcgtcgtacgtGGGCGACAGGAGCCAGGTTGGTTGGTTGGACGTCCATCATTTTAATTACGCGTTCTCCGTGAACGAACTGCCGAAGCAGCGGCTACCGATGCAAGGCGCCAGCAGAATGGCTTGCCTCGTCGCACTGCTAGTGCGTCCTTGTGAGAGGTGGAGGCTCCAACCAGTCCACCTGGTCGTGAGTGGATAGTAAAATCCAGAGTGAGAATAGCCGCAGGATTGCTCTGCACTCCTGCAGACTTCTCCTGCCAGGTTCCGATTCCATCCGAGCACAGATACGAAGGCCGTTCCaaacactccgtacttgtacatgcacatactgtacagtacttacacctacttgtgcagtacggagtataacGGAGTGGAGTACATtactacctgtacatgtgcgcatgtgcacctactgtacggagtacatgcaagtacaacgtacacACGGGTACTATCATAAAgagtgctgtacaagtacatgcacaagtactgcagACCACGAGGCCATGTTGTGCTGCCAAGCATGAAGACGGGTTCAAGCCGGTATTAATATCTTGCACAGAGGTGTGTACCTACAGTGTCGAGCgctctacatgtacttacttgcagtgtgCCAGCGGTATTCCCTCGTACTCTGTTCTTgtagctgtaagtactctacttaggtaggtacacATGTGCAACGTACGTGTCGGTGTAATTACACAGCGCCTACACGGGCACCGAGTTGCAgagcatgtacagagtacggagtacaggtgtAAGTGTGGAAAACAAATCTTGGCCATTTCCCAATACCATGTTATAAGTATTTACATGTaggttacggagtacgcgtacatgtatacttacAGAGTGCCAGCGCCGCCACAGAGGTGCTAAGTTCCCTCCTAGGttagtagtattacttgagtgcaagtgcagttcAATATGAAGATGCACCAAGGTggttactccgtacggagacTTGTAGTTtgtgtgtacggagtaaggtACACCCATTTCTGTACAAGAagatacctacctactaatacttgtgcatgtacggagtacatgttatgtcctcgaggctcgagtacagtacacgtgcatgtacagcactccgtcctTCCCCCCATTTCTCGCACGAGATTCATCTCGCTCGACGTGCGGCGGCTTCACCTGCtgcgtacatgcacgcatgTATCCGGGCACGCGACTCCCTTAGCTCT includes these proteins:
- a CDS encoding protein transport protein; this translates as MVRLREVPRTATFAWSPGSGSPRLVTGTRAGAVDADFSDESKLELWDLALDDTQQGIELQPLASITTESKFFEIAWSPPSADHPKGIIAGALENGSLDLWDAAKLEAGASDALFSQTTKHTGAIKTLQFNPLKPQILATAGAKGELFIYDVNDISNPFRLGNAAARSDDIDCLAWNRKVSHILATGGQGGFVTIWDLKTKKATLTLNNSRKSVSAIAWDPNNSTKLLTATPDDAAPVILLWDLRNSNAPERSLQGHEQGILSLSWCHQDSDLLLSCGKDNRTLVWNPQTGERYGELPEMTNWTFQTRFNPHNPNLSATASFDGKITIQTLQNANPDTSQVAADKHLDGEEFFRAAQTQPQGASWSLSKAPRWLERPIGANFGFGGKIVVFKADPTQPGQKRSSQITISRFSADSSVSSATDKFQEVLASGDLAAICEERMQQAKTDEEKADWKVMETLIGDNPRGKIVQYLGFKEDDIVASVTKEPESSEEKAKPTEDAPPKSSGVTDLFDGGDAEGEGEDFLSNVAAAKGTKTNNPFHLFSDSDTHVEKQITKAVMLGNFAKATDICLSEERIADAFLIANCGGQELVDKVQAAYLAKKNGMPSYLRLIGSVIGKNLWDVVYNANLEHWKETMAILCTFSEPSEFPDLCEALGDRISEEGDRTDASFCYLVGLRLEKVVEIWIAKLKEEERAGMKDTSSAESTFSVHARSLQNFIEKVTIFRHVTKFEDAERTKSSDWKLSTLYDKYTEYADILAGHGQLEVAQKYLDLLPTEYAAAEVARSRVQMATKKPAAQASARRQGAPTSVTPSRLGVAAAPAYGFQAPQPASMIPQANPFGGMGQRQSPLPQQPAQQQQPQLYLPPQNPYQPQAGYQAQNQASFGAGLPPPPMGGTPSRNTTPSQPPPSQSKLTENWNDVPLVTKAVPRRPTPLAAPITSPFPNQPGLAGPPSATAQYGQRASPPAPPPKGPAPPRGQSPLVGGFQGPPRPPSTSANQYGPPPPTPGSLAATGTSQIAPRTASPYAAAPTAPQPSNKYAPAPAAQDLTGPPPPGGSMPPPPGAASRPPPAGQYGAPPPQLAPQGHNPYAPSSFGVPQSQPSAPPQGGPPPQGPPPTVANPAPQVAAPPAKAKHPAGDRSHIPANARRLVDLLSQDMQRVASKAPATFAPQVNDTQKRLNLLFDHLNNEELVQAGTIDSLSKLAEAIHSKDYATAQKFQVEIQRDKTDECGNWMVGVKRLIAMSKATS